One segment of Rhodanobacter thiooxydans DNA contains the following:
- a CDS encoding MASE1 domain-containing sensor histidine kinase, whose translation MRLKPLRLPDSGPLLAAGYLMLWLLLWLTVQPYWMLPYGLRFGALLLTPVRYWGWLLGAELAATAGISLAHGLPLGWVGFAIDELPEPLVMAAGLWLLRRFNLHPSLHSPQEVTRLLLSVVLVVTATTAVDAALLALVHTPGSPELIIRVLGEELLSHYLGILLIVPLMIMLLRTRIEQRALASLFMDGLLVMLPSMTILLVLSEQAAPQPQFARVLSLAPVLFFAFRHGWRGASLAMLITSLGMTLVDQHLGHAPSNAATYLFLAVAGTGALMLGSATDALRRSSERVAEQNVYLGAVNRRLDQLARQLRDAARGNLQADENQRRHLAAELHDELGQNITAIQTHVKLAQTRLYQAGMEDISTSINAILAHMRRALHRLLDDLRPAVLDEFGLLRALDEGPIRDLLNAAGMTYHTELHGDPRLLDDDTRTAIYRLVQESATNAVKHAKASEFRLRLRIGERQGIAVALLDLRDDGAGLPSRLPRGGRGLQGMRDRVTSLGGQFRLRPAPAGVHLRILLRSNSNSAENSRQN comes from the coding sequence ATGCGCCTGAAACCCTTACGCCTGCCCGATTCCGGCCCCCTGCTCGCCGCCGGCTACCTGATGCTGTGGCTGCTGCTGTGGCTGACGGTACAACCGTACTGGATGCTGCCCTACGGCCTGCGTTTCGGCGCCCTGCTGCTCACCCCGGTCCGCTACTGGGGCTGGCTGCTGGGGGCCGAACTGGCCGCCACCGCCGGCATCAGCCTGGCCCATGGCCTGCCGCTGGGCTGGGTCGGCTTTGCCATCGACGAACTGCCGGAGCCGCTGGTGATGGCCGCCGGCCTGTGGCTGCTGCGGCGCTTCAACCTGCACCCCAGCCTGCACAGTCCGCAGGAGGTGACCCGCCTGCTGCTGTCGGTAGTGCTGGTGGTGACCGCGACCACCGCCGTCGATGCGGCCTTGCTGGCGCTGGTCCACACGCCGGGCTCGCCGGAACTGATCATCCGCGTACTCGGCGAGGAACTGCTCAGCCACTACCTGGGCATCCTGCTGATCGTGCCGTTGATGATCATGCTGCTGCGTACCCGGATCGAGCAACGCGCGCTGGCCAGCCTGTTCATGGACGGGCTGCTGGTGATGCTGCCTTCCATGACGATCCTGCTGGTACTGTCCGAACAGGCCGCCCCCCAGCCGCAATTCGCCCGCGTGCTGTCGCTGGCACCGGTGCTGTTCTTCGCGTTTCGTCACGGCTGGCGCGGCGCCAGCCTGGCCATGCTCATCACCAGCCTCGGCATGACCCTGGTTGACCAGCACCTGGGGCATGCCCCTTCGAACGCCGCGACCTACCTGTTCCTGGCCGTGGCCGGGACCGGCGCGCTGATGCTGGGCTCGGCCACCGATGCATTGCGGCGAAGCAGCGAGCGGGTCGCCGAACAGAACGTCTACCTGGGTGCAGTCAACCGCCGGCTGGACCAGTTGGCCCGTCAACTGCGCGACGCAGCCCGTGGCAACCTGCAGGCGGACGAGAACCAGCGCCGGCATCTGGCCGCCGAGCTGCACGACGAACTGGGCCAGAACATCACCGCGATCCAGACCCACGTGAAACTGGCCCAGACGCGCCTGTACCAGGCCGGCATGGAGGACATCAGCACCTCGATCAATGCCATTCTGGCGCATATGCGGCGCGCCTTGCACCGCCTGCTGGATGACCTGCGCCCGGCCGTGTTGGACGAATTCGGGTTGCTGCGCGCCCTCGATGAAGGTCCGATCCGCGACTTGCTGAACGCCGCCGGGATGACTTATCACACCGAACTGCACGGCGATCCGCGCCTGCTGGACGACGATACCCGCACCGCGATCTACCGGCTGGTGCAGGAAAGCGCGACCAATGCCGTCAAGCATGCCAAGGCCAGCGAATTCCGGTTGCGCCTGCGCATTGGCGAGCGCCAGGGCATCGCGGTGGCTCTGCTCGACCTGCGCGATGACGGTGCCGGCCTGCCCAGCCGCTTGCCCCGGGGCGGTCGCGGCCTGCAGGGCATGCGCGATCGGGTCACCTCGCTGGGTGGACAGTTTCGCCTGCGTCCCGCACCGGCCGGCGTTCACCTGCGAATTTTGCTGCGAAGCAACAGCAATTCTGCCGAAAACAGCCGGCAAAACTAG
- the fur gene encoding ferric iron uptake transcriptional regulator, giving the protein MEQETKELRRVGLKVTHPRMRILQIFDEEGTQHLTAEDVYKKLLAHQEDIGLATVYRVLTQFEAAGIIVKHNFEGGQAVYELDRGKHHDHMIDVDSGKVIEFVSEEIERLQHEIAAKHGYVIEDHSLVLYVRPKQRAHKG; this is encoded by the coding sequence ATGGAACAGGAAACCAAAGAGCTGCGCAGGGTTGGCCTCAAGGTGACCCACCCGCGGATGCGCATCCTGCAAATCTTCGACGAGGAGGGTACCCAACATCTCACCGCCGAAGATGTCTACAAGAAATTGCTTGCGCACCAGGAGGACATCGGCCTGGCCACGGTGTACCGCGTGCTGACCCAGTTCGAGGCGGCAGGCATCATCGTCAAGCACAACTTCGAAGGCGGCCAGGCTGTCTACGAACTCGATCGCGGCAAGCATCACGACCACATGATCGATGTGGACAGCGGGAAAGTGATCGAGTTCGTCAGCGAGGAGATCGAACGGCTGCAGCACGAGATAGCCGCCAAGCACGGTTACGTGATCGAAGACCACAGTCTGGTGCTGTACGTGCGGCCGAAGCAGCGCGCGCACAAAGGCTGA
- a CDS encoding outer membrane protein assembly factor BamE, which translates to MQKLITLLVFAMLALSVAGCHIVYKPDVQQGNLLDKKTVDQLKPGMTKRQVLVLMGTPSVSTPFDQSRWDYVSTLSHRGGAMKVRTFTLTFNNDTLVRTEGDFFAQDAQQLIKDSKKYNAGYPVNETQGDKSTSPDDRKNDGGFGQGGNQGSNDGH; encoded by the coding sequence ATGCAAAAGCTGATCACCCTGCTGGTTTTCGCCATGCTGGCGCTCTCCGTCGCCGGCTGCCACATCGTCTACAAACCCGACGTGCAGCAAGGCAACCTGCTCGACAAGAAAACCGTGGATCAGCTCAAGCCCGGCATGACCAAGCGCCAGGTGCTGGTACTGATGGGCACGCCCTCGGTGAGCACGCCGTTCGACCAGAGCCGCTGGGATTACGTATCGACCCTGTCGCACCGTGGCGGCGCGATGAAAGTGCGCACGTTCACCCTGACCTTCAACAACGACACGCTGGTGCGCACCGAGGGCGACTTCTTCGCGCAGGACGCCCAGCAGTTGATCAAGGACAGCAAGAAATACAACGCCGGCTACCCGGTCAACGAGACCCAGGGCGACAAGAGCACGTCGCCGGACGACAGGAAGAACGACGGCGGCTTCGGCCAAGGCGGCAACCAGGGCAGCAACGACGGTCATTGA
- a CDS encoding RnfH family protein → MVERTIHVEVVYAGSGQPVRRRVALADGSTVMQAIAASGIVVMLPGDAIDPARLGIFAQKVAPDRLVQEGDRIEIYRPLTLDPMEARRRRARGGAGRRGQ, encoded by the coding sequence ATGGTTGAACGCACGATCCACGTCGAGGTGGTTTACGCCGGGTCGGGGCAACCGGTCCGGCGCCGGGTCGCGCTGGCCGATGGCAGCACGGTGATGCAGGCGATCGCAGCCTCGGGCATTGTCGTCATGCTTCCGGGCGATGCGATCGACCCGGCCCGCCTTGGCATCTTCGCGCAGAAGGTGGCACCGGACCGGCTCGTGCAGGAAGGCGACCGGATCGAGATCTACCGGCCGCTGACGCTCGATCCGATGGAGGCCCGCCGCCGGCGTGCCCGCGGAGGGGCGGGCCGACGGGGTCAATGA
- a CDS encoding type II toxin-antitoxin system RatA family toxin — MIEIRRSALVKYSPAQMFDLVNEVEAYPKRFSWCAGAEILERNGDVLVARLDLKFAGFHQSFTTRNTVDPPRRLRMDLVDGPFRSLEGVWDFIALGDAGCKVAFALDFDYAGRLGGGALKLGFQGLAGRMVDDFCREAERVYG, encoded by the coding sequence GTGATCGAAATTCGTCGCAGTGCACTGGTGAAGTATTCGCCGGCGCAGATGTTCGACCTGGTCAATGAGGTTGAAGCATACCCAAAGCGCTTCTCCTGGTGTGCCGGCGCCGAGATCCTCGAGCGCAACGGCGATGTGCTGGTGGCACGGCTGGATCTCAAGTTTGCCGGGTTCCACCAGAGCTTCACCACGCGCAATACAGTCGACCCGCCGCGACGCCTGCGGATGGATCTGGTCGATGGCCCGTTCCGCAGCCTCGAAGGCGTGTGGGATTTCATCGCGCTGGGCGATGCCGGCTGCAAGGTCGCGTTCGCACTGGATTTCGACTACGCCGGCCGGCTCGGTGGCGGTGCACTGAAGCTGGGTTTCCAGGGACTGGCCGGGCGCATGGTGGACGATTTTTGCCGCGAGGCCGAGCGGGTCTATGGTTGA
- the smpB gene encoding SsrA-binding protein SmpB produces the protein MAKSKDKDNKGGGTIALNKRARFEYHIDQRFEAGVALQGWELKALRAGRINFGDSYAVVLKNEIFLVGASIPPLISASTHVIAEDRRTRKLLLHRKEIDQLVGAVERKGYTLVPTAMYWKGNKVKVEIGLARGKQEHDKRDTEKQRDWQIEKQRTMRSHNRSA, from the coding sequence ATGGCCAAGAGCAAGGACAAGGACAACAAGGGCGGCGGTACCATCGCGCTCAACAAGCGCGCGCGCTTCGAGTACCACATCGACCAGCGCTTCGAGGCTGGCGTCGCCTTGCAGGGCTGGGAGCTTAAGGCCCTGCGTGCGGGCCGGATCAACTTCGGCGACAGCTACGCGGTCGTGTTGAAGAACGAGATCTTCCTGGTCGGCGCCTCGATTCCGCCGCTGATCAGCGCCTCCACCCACGTCATCGCCGAGGATCGACGCACCCGCAAGCTGCTGCTGCATCGCAAGGAGATCGATCAGCTGGTCGGTGCGGTCGAGCGCAAGGGCTACACCCTGGTACCCACCGCGATGTACTGGAAGGGCAACAAGGTGAAGGTCGAGATCGGCCTTGCCCGCGGCAAGCAGGAACACGACAAGCGTGACACCGAAAAACAGCGCGACTGGCAGATCGAGAAACAGCGCACCATGCGTTCGCACAACCGCTCGGCGTGA
- a CDS encoding DUF5334 family protein, giving the protein MNRVALVTMLAALLFASPVFAWDGTDENGNSVTIEDGNLVRVGQSITYHNDADGNDHEATIDAINADGGEVEIELTDDDTGYSHTLTMEQK; this is encoded by the coding sequence ATGAACCGCGTCGCATTGGTAACCATGTTGGCAGCTCTGCTTTTTGCCTCGCCTGTTTTTGCGTGGGACGGCACTGACGAGAACGGCAACTCGGTAACCATTGAAGATGGCAATTTAGTGCGCGTGGGTCAAAGCATCACCTACCACAACGACGCTGATGGCAACGACCACGAAGCGACCATTGATGCAATCAATGCCGATGGTGGTGAAGTTGAAATTGAACTTACCGACGACGATACCGGGTATAGCCATACCCTCACGATGGAGCAAAAATGA
- a CDS encoding DUF927 domain-containing protein, protein MTAATDPLPASIRSLDERADRDLAVLAQARTSKPKRAFVETSRDNRGSRDTAPDNDLSCPGDANGDRGNRDNHPHAHFDLLHTWSDGRAPGVYWVGVITDKESGAVIGEADPVWVCSPLTIAALTRDPQSSAWGRLLVFPDNDRKEHRWAMPMAMLAGSGEELRGVLLSEGLVITSHPSARRMVADYIAREKPDVTARCVARTGWHGDVFALPRETFGDTKTEPVILQSAAPDGVALGQVGSLDGWRDHVAAPCAGNSRLVLALCCAFAGPCIGLLNAEGGGVHLRGASSTGKTTAGAVAASVYGPPSFIRNWRQTDNGLEGVATLHSDLLLILDEIGQLEPKHAGAVAYMLANGQGKGRSRRDGTPRPPATWRVLFLSTGEVGLSDLVTQGGGKVRAGQEVRVIDLPADAGAGLGLFDRVPDGVAAGVFADDLKRAAASHYGTALPAFLRALVTDPDKARGVLRDMRDALATDLAGDHADGQVRRVADRFALIAAAGELATAYKLTGWQPEEAERAIRQCFAAWLTGRGTKGAAEPAAMLAQVRAFLEAHGESRFTPWVTDDRTPRTVNRAGYRKSAAAGPEYYVEREAFKRELAVGFDPAQVARALIEACALMTDTDGGATRKERLPDGRNTRVYRIVPALWEVLA, encoded by the coding sequence ATGACGGCCGCTACCGATCCACTGCCCGCCAGCATCCGCAGTCTGGACGAACGCGCAGACCGTGACCTTGCCGTGCTGGCGCAGGCGCGCACAAGCAAACCGAAACGCGCCTTTGTCGAAACCAGTCGGGACAACCGGGGCAGCCGGGACACCGCACCAGACAACGACTTGAGCTGTCCCGGCGATGCCAACGGCGACCGGGGCAATCGGGACAATCACCCGCATGCGCATTTCGACCTGTTGCACACATGGTCGGACGGTCGCGCGCCGGGCGTCTATTGGGTGGGCGTCATCACCGACAAGGAATCGGGCGCAGTCATCGGCGAGGCTGATCCGGTGTGGGTCTGTTCGCCGCTGACCATCGCCGCGCTGACCCGCGACCCGCAGAGCAGCGCATGGGGCCGCCTGCTGGTGTTTCCTGACAACGACCGCAAAGAGCATCGCTGGGCTATGCCGATGGCAATGCTTGCTGGCAGCGGTGAAGAGCTGCGCGGGGTGCTGCTGAGCGAGGGGCTTGTGATTACGTCGCACCCATCGGCACGCCGCATGGTGGCGGACTACATCGCACGCGAGAAACCGGACGTAACGGCGCGATGCGTCGCGCGTACGGGGTGGCATGGCGATGTTTTTGCGTTACCGCGCGAGACGTTCGGCGACACCAAAACGGAGCCGGTCATTTTGCAGTCGGCTGCACCCGATGGCGTTGCACTCGGACAGGTGGGCAGCTTGGACGGCTGGCGCGACCACGTTGCCGCGCCGTGCGCCGGCAATTCGCGACTGGTGCTGGCGCTGTGCTGCGCGTTCGCGGGGCCGTGCATCGGCTTGTTGAATGCGGAAGGCGGAGGCGTTCACTTGCGCGGCGCATCGTCGACCGGCAAGACCACGGCCGGCGCGGTGGCCGCATCGGTCTACGGGCCGCCGTCATTCATTCGCAACTGGCGGCAGACAGATAACGGGTTGGAAGGCGTCGCCACATTGCACAGTGACCTGTTGCTGATCCTGGACGAAATAGGCCAGTTGGAACCGAAGCATGCCGGTGCGGTGGCGTACATGCTGGCGAATGGACAAGGCAAAGGGCGCAGCCGTCGCGATGGAACGCCACGGCCGCCGGCAACGTGGCGCGTGTTGTTTCTGTCGACCGGCGAAGTCGGGTTGTCTGATCTGGTGACGCAAGGCGGCGGCAAGGTTCGCGCCGGTCAAGAAGTGCGCGTTATCGACTTGCCGGCCGATGCTGGCGCGGGCTTGGGTTTGTTTGATCGTGTACCCGATGGCGTTGCTGCTGGTGTATTCGCCGATGATCTGAAACGCGCGGCGGCCAGCCACTACGGGACGGCGCTGCCGGCCTTTCTTCGGGCGCTGGTGACTGACCCGGACAAGGCTCGCGGCGTACTGCGCGACATGCGCGATGCACTGGCGACCGATCTTGCTGGCGACCATGCCGACGGGCAGGTGCGACGTGTTGCCGATCGGTTCGCCTTGATCGCCGCTGCCGGTGAACTGGCGACCGCATACAAACTGACGGGCTGGCAACCGGAAGAGGCAGAGCGCGCCATACGTCAGTGCTTCGCCGCGTGGCTGACAGGGCGAGGAACGAAAGGGGCAGCCGAACCGGCCGCGATGTTGGCGCAGGTGCGGGCCTTCCTTGAAGCCCACGGGGAATCGAGGTTCACGCCATGGGTTACTGATGACCGCACGCCGCGCACGGTCAACCGCGCCGGATATCGAAAGAGCGCAGCCGCCGGGCCGGAGTATTACGTGGAACGCGAGGCGTTCAAGCGCGAGCTGGCCGTGGGCTTCGACCCGGCACAAGTGGCGCGCGCACTGATCGAGGCCTGCGCGCTGATGACGGACACCGACGGCGGCGCGACCCGCAAGGAACGCTTGCCCGATGGACGCAATACGCGCGTTTACCGGATCGTGCCGGCGCTATGGGAGGTGCTTGCATGA
- a CDS encoding DNA primase, with the protein MFDTAINASPSALLLPRLEGVTTTGKGWRAMCPACGGKARKLSVCEGDNGALLVTCFSCHDTPGILAAVGLQMGDLFPERIRDTTPEGRRAAQQAFKQTAWGAALGVVGREAKVISIAAHDLAAGLVLNDTDADRLTLAIDRIDTAREVLL; encoded by the coding sequence ATGTTCGATACGGCCATCAACGCGTCGCCGTCCGCGCTATTGCTGCCGCGTCTGGAAGGCGTTACCACGACGGGCAAGGGTTGGCGCGCTATGTGCCCGGCCTGCGGCGGCAAGGCTCGCAAGCTGAGCGTATGCGAGGGCGACAACGGCGCGTTGCTGGTGACCTGTTTCAGTTGTCACGACACGCCGGGAATTCTGGCCGCTGTCGGCTTGCAGATGGGTGACCTGTTCCCCGAACGCATCCGCGATACAACACCCGAAGGCCGGCGCGCGGCGCAACAAGCGTTCAAGCAAACGGCATGGGGTGCGGCGCTTGGCGTTGTAGGTCGGGAGGCGAAAGTTATCAGCATCGCCGCGCATGACCTTGCCGCCGGCCTTGTGTTGAACGACACCGACGCTGATCGGCTGACGCTCGCCATTGATCGAATCGACACCGCGCGCGAGGTGCTCCTATGA
- a CDS encoding helix-turn-helix transcriptional regulator, whose protein sequence is MHALPETGYLRLSQIVGKPATESAPAIPAIFPVCRSTWWAGVKAGRYPQPVKLGERITAWRVADIRALIERVAA, encoded by the coding sequence ATGCACGCACTCCCCGAAACCGGATATTTGCGCCTGTCGCAGATTGTCGGTAAACCCGCCACTGAATCAGCGCCAGCCATCCCCGCCATCTTTCCAGTCTGCCGTTCGACGTGGTGGGCAGGCGTTAAAGCCGGTCGATACCCCCAGCCCGTGAAGCTCGGCGAACGCATCACCGCGTGGCGCGTTGCAGATATCCGCGCGCTGATTGAACGGGTGGCAGCATGA
- a CDS encoding tyrosine-type recombinase/integrase gives MPLSDTAIRTAKPADKPRRLFDGGGLYLEVSPAGGKLWRLKYRHGGKEKRLALGAYPDTGLKDARDKRDAARKLLAAGVDPGEQRKAAKAAGEERAANSFEVVAREWHAKQSATWVELHASRIMLRLENDVFPWLGKRPIADVTAKELLATVNRIVDRGAVESAHRVLQNCGQVLRYAIATGRAERNPAADLRGALPPVKQTHLAAIIEPNAIGGLLRAMDAYNGSLVTKCALRLAPLAFVRPGELRQAEWAEFDLDGAQWNIPAEKMKMREPHLVPLSPQAVAILRELHPLTGRGRYVFPSARSPQRPMSNNAVLSALRRMGYATNEMSGHGFRAMARTVLDEVLHFRPDYIEHQLAHAVKDPNGRAYNRTAHLAERRKMMTAWAEYLDTLKAGGNVIPMTRKAS, from the coding sequence ATGCCCCTAAGTGATACGGCGATCCGCACGGCCAAGCCAGCCGACAAGCCGCGCCGCCTTTTCGATGGTGGTGGGCTGTACCTGGAGGTCTCGCCAGCCGGCGGCAAGCTCTGGCGGTTGAAGTATCGCCACGGGGGCAAGGAGAAGCGGCTGGCGCTGGGGGCATACCCTGATACTGGCCTGAAGGATGCCCGCGACAAGCGCGACGCGGCGCGCAAGCTGCTGGCCGCTGGCGTCGATCCGGGCGAGCAGCGCAAGGCCGCGAAAGCTGCCGGCGAGGAACGCGCGGCGAACAGCTTTGAGGTGGTAGCGCGCGAGTGGCACGCGAAGCAATCGGCAACATGGGTGGAACTGCACGCAAGCCGGATCATGCTGCGGCTTGAGAATGACGTGTTCCCGTGGCTGGGCAAGCGTCCGATTGCCGACGTCACGGCAAAGGAACTGCTGGCGACCGTCAACCGCATTGTTGACCGTGGCGCTGTCGAGTCTGCGCACCGCGTGCTGCAAAACTGCGGGCAAGTGTTGCGCTATGCCATCGCCACGGGTCGCGCTGAGCGCAACCCCGCCGCTGATCTGCGCGGAGCATTGCCGCCGGTCAAGCAGACGCACCTTGCCGCCATCATTGAACCGAACGCCATCGGCGGACTGCTGCGCGCGATGGATGCCTATAACGGTTCACTGGTGACGAAGTGCGCCCTGCGGCTGGCCCCGCTGGCATTCGTGCGGCCGGGTGAACTGCGGCAAGCCGAGTGGGCGGAGTTCGATCTGGACGGCGCGCAGTGGAATATCCCCGCCGAGAAAATGAAGATGCGCGAGCCGCACCTTGTGCCGCTGTCGCCGCAAGCCGTGGCGATCCTGCGCGAGTTGCATCCGCTGACCGGGCGCGGGCGCTATGTGTTCCCCAGCGCACGCAGTCCGCAGCGGCCGATGAGCAACAACGCCGTGTTGTCGGCACTACGTCGCATGGGCTACGCCACCAACGAAATGAGCGGCCACGGCTTCCGCGCGATGGCGCGCACGGTGCTGGACGAAGTGCTGCACTTCCGGCCTGACTATATCGAGCATCAGTTGGCGCACGCGGTAAAGGATCCGAACGGACGCGCGTACAACCGCACCGCGCACCTAGCCGAGCGCCGCAAGATGATGACCGCATGGGCGGAATATTTGGACACGTTGAAGGCAGGCGGCAACGTCATTCCCATGACGCGTAAGGCAAGCTGA
- a CDS encoding c-type cytochrome, with product MTRLQLLGLAVTATLFAATSAHAEGDKAAGRKLIYTCAGCHGVPGYTNAYPQYPVPKIAGQNEQYIINALQGYQTGGRKHPTMDAQAQSLSATDIQNIAAYLSSLAK from the coding sequence ATGACTCGATTGCAATTGCTTGGCCTGGCCGTGACCGCAACCCTCTTCGCCGCCACCAGCGCACATGCTGAAGGCGACAAGGCTGCCGGCCGCAAACTGATCTACACCTGCGCTGGCTGCCATGGCGTGCCCGGCTATACCAACGCCTACCCGCAGTATCCAGTGCCGAAGATCGCCGGCCAGAACGAGCAGTACATCATCAATGCCCTGCAGGGTTACCAAACCGGTGGTCGCAAGCACCCGACCATGGATGCGCAGGCGCAGAGCCTGTCCGCCACGGATATCCAGAACATTGCCGCCTATCTTTCCAGCCTCGCCAAGTAA
- a CDS encoding c-type cytochrome, giving the protein MKRAITLLSFGAILAFASTQLLAAGNAENGKQKAVTCFACHGTDGNAVDPQYPRLAGQYNLYLQKALHEYKVGERDNPIMKGMVATLSDQDIEDVATYFSSLPSKLDTLKGHIGGSK; this is encoded by the coding sequence ATGAAACGTGCAATTACCCTGCTTTCATTCGGCGCCATCCTGGCGTTCGCTTCCACCCAGTTGCTTGCCGCCGGCAACGCCGAGAACGGCAAGCAGAAGGCAGTCACCTGCTTCGCCTGCCATGGTACCGACGGCAATGCGGTCGATCCGCAGTACCCGCGCCTCGCCGGCCAGTACAACCTTTATCTGCAGAAGGCACTGCACGAATACAAGGTCGGCGAGCGTGACAACCCGATCATGAAGGGCATGGTGGCCACCTTGTCCGACCAGGACATCGAGGATGTCGCCACCTATTTCTCCAGCCTGCCAAGCAAGCTCGATACGCTGAAGGGCCATATCGGCGGCAGCAAGTAA
- a CDS encoding NfuA family Fe-S biogenesis protein, whose amino-acid sequence MIDISERAQQHFLRLLSQQGIDGLGIRLRVTSPGTPAANCELEFCEPVDLVGGEWTIECAGFDFHIDGDSASWLDQASIDFEPNATGGQLNIRAPKIKGHVPGVEAGLIERVRYVLEAEINPKLASHGGRVSLLEIDAGGAVLLQFGGGCHGCGMVDVTLKQGVEKTLRERVPEVTSVRDATDHASGEKPYYGKAGGKSAIA is encoded by the coding sequence ATGATCGACATCTCGGAACGCGCGCAGCAGCATTTCCTGCGGCTTCTTTCGCAGCAAGGCATCGACGGGCTGGGCATCCGCCTGCGGGTGACCTCGCCGGGCACGCCGGCGGCCAACTGCGAGCTGGAATTCTGCGAGCCGGTGGACCTGGTCGGCGGGGAGTGGACGATCGAGTGCGCCGGCTTCGACTTCCATATCGACGGCGACAGCGCCAGCTGGCTGGACCAGGCCAGCATCGACTTCGAGCCGAATGCCACCGGCGGCCAGCTCAACATCCGTGCGCCGAAGATCAAGGGTCACGTGCCTGGTGTGGAAGCTGGCCTGATCGAGCGCGTGCGCTACGTGCTGGAGGCGGAAATCAACCCGAAGCTGGCCTCGCACGGCGGCCGGGTCAGCCTGCTGGAGATCGATGCCGGCGGTGCGGTGCTGCTGCAGTTCGGCGGTGGTTGTCATGGTTGCGGCATGGTCGACGTGACGCTGAAGCAGGGCGTGGAAAAGACTCTGCGCGAGCGGGTGCCGGAAGTGACCTCGGTGCGTGATGCCACCGACCATGCCAGCGGCGAGAAGCCCTACTACGGCAAGGCCGGGGGCAAATCGGCGATTGCCTGA
- a CDS encoding 4a-hydroxytetrahydrobiopterin dehydratase, with protein MNANDLASRHCQPRKGKEHALDAARVAELLQQLPGWQLRGDDTAIAKDFRFADFHHTLGFINAVGFMANQEDHHPDLEAGYGHCQVLWSTHDVGGLSLNDFICAARVEALLAR; from the coding sequence ATGAACGCCAACGACCTGGCCAGCCGGCATTGCCAACCGCGCAAGGGCAAGGAACACGCACTGGATGCCGCACGGGTGGCCGAGCTGCTGCAGCAACTGCCGGGCTGGCAGCTGCGTGGCGACGACACGGCCATCGCCAAGGATTTCCGTTTCGCCGACTTCCACCACACGCTGGGCTTCATCAACGCGGTGGGCTTCATGGCCAACCAGGAAGACCATCACCCGGACCTGGAAGCCGGTTACGGCCATTGCCAGGTGTTGTGGTCGACCCACGACGTAGGCGGCCTGTCGCTGAACGATTTCATCTGCGCCGCACGGGTCGAAGCCCTGCTGGCGCGCTGA